A window from Tolypothrix sp. NIES-4075 encodes these proteins:
- a CDS encoding type IV secretory system conjugative DNA transfer family protein: protein MIFTFKVLLNQAVKQPVIASSKTESQIPRSSIDMGGLFKQFSNPEGLLTIGGLIFILLVLRFVGGGKGKITTGKVCGVAEKLAATQLALKQIKERKHNKVCLWCGSPRYWWKGKNLKGMVATVQTAIGAIPTIWLPHAERSILVIGAPGSGKTFSTIDRALESAMVQGFPIILYDKKGEQLKLHAPLAARYGYKVRVFAPGEPYSGVINPLDFMKSPQDAVMAGEIGQVINRNASSSQGKSDEFFSKAGDLLAKAILQLVKGSRYPDMAMVYSVLRLPNLVKRIDFAVQSRAMDEWIATSFNQFLSAKEAEKTISGILTTAAGTFSSFIQADLLRAFIGKSDIPTQIKGREMIVFKLDDERRSVVGPLLAAAIHLIVVSNLSRPRKDPLIISLDEFPSIRLDRMPQWINEYRSNGACFILGIQSLEQLYEGYGEKLGAAIASACSTHVLFNPGNPDTAKKYSERYGEKEITLKNKSTTRSNGNQSISWSESLQKMPLFSVDEILRFPPGKCVITNPGYSSGGEGSIPYPLTIPIPLADLKRKDESEELWDTHVRKHLESRVQLASLDQLTAALYERIEEAERMLPLPDEAGNVPPTSTPKGRNNAVDALDSVVPKRANLKTRVFAPPEIGSR, encoded by the coding sequence ATGATTTTTACTTTCAAGGTTTTGTTAAATCAGGCTGTAAAGCAACCTGTAATTGCAAGCAGCAAAACAGAATCCCAAATTCCACGTTCTTCAATTGATATGGGCGGATTGTTCAAACAATTCAGTAATCCAGAAGGACTATTAACAATAGGTGGGCTGATTTTTATACTTTTGGTGCTGCGATTTGTTGGGGGCGGAAAAGGTAAAATAACCACAGGTAAGGTTTGTGGAGTTGCTGAGAAGTTAGCAGCAACCCAACTGGCGCTTAAGCAGATCAAGGAGCGCAAACATAACAAGGTTTGCCTTTGGTGTGGTAGCCCTCGTTATTGGTGGAAAGGGAAGAATTTAAAAGGTATGGTTGCTACAGTGCAGACAGCAATAGGTGCGATTCCTACGATTTGGCTTCCTCATGCTGAACGGTCTATTTTAGTAATTGGTGCTCCTGGATCTGGAAAAACTTTTTCAACGATTGATCGCGCCCTAGAAAGCGCAATGGTTCAAGGGTTTCCGATTATACTTTACGACAAAAAAGGAGAGCAACTCAAGCTCCATGCACCGCTGGCGGCTCGTTATGGCTATAAGGTTCGGGTATTTGCGCCAGGGGAACCCTATTCAGGAGTTATTAATCCTCTTGATTTTATGAAGTCCCCGCAAGACGCAGTGATGGCAGGTGAAATTGGGCAAGTTATTAACAGAAACGCCAGTTCTAGTCAGGGAAAGAGTGATGAGTTTTTCTCCAAGGCTGGAGACTTGCTGGCTAAAGCGATTCTACAGCTAGTTAAGGGGTCTCGCTATCCAGATATGGCAATGGTTTATAGCGTGCTGAGACTGCCCAATTTAGTGAAGCGCATCGACTTTGCCGTGCAGTCCCGTGCTATGGACGAGTGGATAGCCACCAGTTTTAATCAGTTTCTTAGTGCTAAAGAAGCAGAAAAGACGATTTCCGGTATTTTAACGACGGCAGCGGGAACATTTAGTAGTTTTATTCAGGCTGATTTGTTGAGGGCTTTTATCGGCAAGTCCGACATTCCCACACAAATTAAAGGTCGAGAGATGATTGTTTTTAAGCTAGATGATGAGCGTCGAAGCGTCGTGGGACCTCTGTTAGCAGCAGCAATTCATTTGATTGTTGTTTCTAACCTTAGTCGTCCAAGAAAAGACCCTTTAATCATTTCGCTTGACGAGTTTCCTTCAATCCGATTGGATCGGATGCCTCAATGGATTAACGAATACCGTTCTAATGGCGCTTGTTTTATTCTGGGAATTCAAAGTTTGGAGCAGCTGTACGAGGGCTATGGTGAAAAATTGGGGGCTGCGATCGCTAGTGCTTGTAGTACCCATGTTCTATTTAATCCAGGCAACCCGGACACTGCTAAAAAATATTCTGAGCGGTATGGTGAAAAAGAAATTACTCTCAAAAACAAGTCTACCACTCGCTCTAACGGAAACCAGTCAATTAGTTGGAGCGAATCTCTTCAGAAAATGCCGTTGTTCTCGGTGGATGAAATTTTACGTTTTCCTCCAGGGAAGTGTGTAATCACCAATCCTGGTTACAGTTCCGGTGGAGAAGGTTCAATCCCTTATCCGCTGACCATACCAATTCCGTTGGCAGATTTAAAACGGAAAGATGAGAGCGAGGAACTTTGGGACACGCATGTGAGGAAGCATTTGGAAAGTCGCGTCCAACTCGCTAGCCTTGACCAGCTAACCGCAGCCCTTTACGAACGTATTGAAGAAGCAGAGAGAATGTTGCCGTTACCAGACGAAGCTGGTAATGTTCCGCCGACCAGTACACCAAAGGGCAGAAATAACGCTGTTGATGCTTTAGACTCTGTTGTTCCTAAGAGAGCTAACCTTAAAACTCGCGTTTTTGCACCCCCAGAGATTGGGAGTCGGTGA
- a CDS encoding RNA-guided endonuclease InsQ/TnpB family protein produces the protein MLKVVKVRLYPDAQQQQSLAQAFGSCRWLWNYCLNLMNQTYKETGKGLSGYEVKKLIPQLKKEHDWLALTYSQCLQQVCLNLGVAFNNFFEKRAKYPNFKSKHNKQSIQYPQNVKVADNHLTFPKIGDVSAIIHRPVEGKLKTVTISKNYSNQYFAAILFDDGKDNIAANIDGKAIGIDLGLTHFAITSDGSKFDNPRILNKHEKNLKLKQQQLSRKQKGSNNRLKSRKKVARVHRKITNCREDFLHKLSRRIVNENQVIVVENLNVKGIMQNHCLAKAIQNVGWGMFCTMLKYKAEVEGKIYQEVDRFFPSSKTCHVCLSQVGSLPLDIRFWTCEKCQTNHDRDINASINLRDEGLRILTSGTGDKACCPDVSRSKGGRKKSTTALSVGQEAYGVRKASP, from the coding sequence ATGCTAAAAGTCGTCAAAGTCAGGTTATATCCAGATGCCCAACAACAGCAGTCACTAGCACAAGCTTTTGGCAGTTGTCGTTGGCTGTGGAATTATTGCCTAAACTTGATGAACCAAACATACAAGGAGACAGGTAAAGGACTATCTGGGTATGAAGTTAAAAAGCTAATCCCACAACTCAAAAAAGAGCATGATTGGCTGGCTTTAACTTACTCTCAGTGCTTACAGCAAGTTTGCTTAAATCTGGGAGTAGCTTTCAATAACTTCTTTGAAAAAAGAGCAAAATATCCGAACTTCAAGTCAAAACATAATAAGCAGTCAATACAGTATCCTCAAAATGTCAAGGTTGCTGATAATCATTTAACTTTCCCAAAAATAGGGGATGTATCAGCAATTATTCACAGACCTGTTGAGGGGAAACTTAAAACTGTAACCATATCCAAAAATTATTCTAACCAGTACTTCGCAGCTATTTTGTTTGATGACGGTAAAGATAACATAGCTGCAAATATAGATGGCAAAGCAATAGGTATTGACTTGGGATTAACTCACTTTGCCATTACTAGCGACGGATCTAAATTTGATAATCCTAGAATACTCAATAAACACGAAAAGAACTTAAAGCTCAAGCAGCAACAACTTTCTAGAAAACAGAAAGGCTCCAATAACCGACTTAAGTCTAGAAAAAAAGTTGCTAGAGTTCACAGAAAAATAACTAACTGTCGTGAAGATTTTCTGCACAAGCTATCTCGTAGGATAGTCAACGAAAACCAAGTAATTGTCGTGGAAAATCTTAATGTTAAAGGCATAATGCAAAACCACTGCCTAGCCAAAGCTATCCAGAATGTTGGATGGGGCATGTTTTGCACAATGCTGAAATACAAAGCAGAGGTGGAGGGAAAGATTTATCAAGAAGTAGATAGATTTTTCCCTAGCTCAAAAACCTGCCATGTGTGCCTAAGTCAAGTTGGTAGTTTGCCACTAGACATAAGATTCTGGACTTGCGAAAAGTGCCAGACAAACCATGATAGGGACATTAATGCGAGTATTAACCTTCGAGATGAAGGTCTACGAATTTTGACCTCTGGAACGGGGGATAAAGCCTGTTGTCCAGATGTAAGTCGGAGTAAGGGAGGACGCAAGAAATCCACTACTGCGCTTTCTGTTGGACAGGAAGCCTACGGTGTACGCAAAGCGTCACCGTAG
- a CDS encoding winged helix-turn-helix transcriptional regulator, which translates to MHEPKTSTDNLLDSHPYLRQTLDLVADKWVVAALYILSHGTKRYSELQREIGGISQRMLTRTLRDLERNGLVDRKVYPVVPPMVEYSLTPLGQTLSQVLSSLCEWATVNFPDVEASRNRYDSAEH; encoded by the coding sequence ATGCATGAACCTAAAACATCCACCGACAACCTGCTCGACTCCCACCCCTATCTACGGCAAACCCTAGACCTTGTTGCCGATAAATGGGTTGTGGCAGCTTTGTACATTCTTTCTCACGGTACCAAGCGTTACAGTGAATTGCAGCGGGAGATTGGCGGTATTTCTCAGCGAATGCTTACTCGTACTCTGCGTGACTTGGAACGGAACGGACTAGTTGATCGTAAAGTGTATCCCGTTGTACCACCAATGGTTGAGTACTCGTTAACTCCTTTGGGGCAAACCTTAAGCCAAGTGCTTTCAAGTCTTTGTGAATGGGCAACGGTTAACTTTCCAGACGTAGAGGCTTCAAGGAATCGATATGATAGTGCTGAACATTGA
- a CDS encoding pentapeptide repeat-containing protein, translating to MVGLYLKSTSVPYPAMTKDYSGQNLRGRSFKGQNLEGANFSGADIRGADFSNAILKEANFSRAHAGVSPYWGIRVGSVIVSLVLSALSGSVMVAGFLTAFMAICLVLITSKYNYTVNGLVLTVTATFAIAGSVALILGLVLSLIIAKTTFIFVARAGLIPPGVGVVGLVYTVLIGSHSGILSTATKKDVSGFLSWSIAIIDEFLKNTITNTGGTSFHGADLTNANFRACILKNTNFGKANVKHTKWFQSKNLDRARIGTTYLQNPRVRELLITGEGQNKLFDGLNLRGVNLEGANLTNASFMRANLNEANLQSCNFSRTKLKQTLLESADFTGATLTGATIEDWGITSHTKLHGVRCEYVFMRSPTPDDPNPRRKPDNWNENFADGDFADFIQPIFDTLDLYHNSGVDPRAIAIAFKQLAENNPDAELEIVAMEKRGSDKFLLRAKTAVTADKSELSAEYFDTYNQLKALPEREIKLLLAEKDSRIRSLETMVVTALERPNFYAETYNNQGDTMPKKESNFNLQGAQFGGGLVDAETVNAHQIGGNITNNAQEQPTETKNIDTKTILILAANAKTTPRLRLDEEVREIDAGLQRAKKRELFDLKQRWAVRVQDVYQSLLDFKPQIVHFSGHGAGDDGLQLEDETGKIRLVSTEALAKLFELFASNIECVVLNACYSEVQASAIAHGGAKAHRTPER from the coding sequence ATGGTAGGACTGTATCTAAAGTCAACTTCCGTACCATACCCAGCTATGACCAAAGACTACTCCGGTCAAAATTTGCGAGGGCGATCTTTTAAGGGTCAAAACCTAGAAGGGGCAAACTTTAGCGGTGCGGACATCCGAGGGGCAGATTTTAGCAACGCTATTCTAAAAGAAGCAAATTTCAGCCGTGCTCACGCTGGGGTATCTCCTTACTGGGGAATCAGGGTTGGGTCAGTGATAGTCTCCTTAGTTTTATCAGCACTATCGGGATCTGTAATGGTGGCTGGGTTTTTGACTGCATTCATGGCTATTTGTTTAGTGCTGATTACGTCTAAGTATAACTACACAGTTAATGGGCTGGTTCTAACAGTGACTGCGACTTTTGCGATCGCTGGTTCAGTTGCTTTAATCTTGGGTCTGGTTTTATCTCTAATTATTGCTAAAACTACATTTATATTCGTGGCTAGGGCTGGATTAATTCCTCCTGGCGTGGGTGTGGTGGGATTAGTGTATACAGTCTTGATTGGGTCTCACTCTGGAATCCTTTCTACAGCTACTAAAAAAGATGTTAGTGGCTTTTTATCTTGGTCTATAGCGATCATTGACGAGTTTCTAAAAAATACTATTACCAATACGGGTGGTACCAGCTTTCATGGAGCTGATCTAACAAATGCCAATTTCCGAGCGTGCATCCTCAAAAACACTAATTTTGGAAAAGCTAACGTCAAACATACTAAATGGTTTCAATCCAAAAATCTTGACCGCGCTCGTATTGGGACGACTTATCTTCAAAATCCAAGAGTGCGAGAACTATTAATTACAGGAGAAGGACAAAACAAACTTTTTGATGGTTTAAACCTCAGAGGTGTTAATCTTGAAGGAGCTAACTTGACAAATGCTAGCTTCATGCGTGCAAATTTGAATGAAGCCAACTTGCAGTCCTGCAATTTCTCAAGAACAAAGCTCAAGCAGACATTGTTAGAGAGTGCAGACTTCACAGGTGCTACTCTTACCGGAGCTACCATTGAAGATTGGGGCATCACAAGTCATACCAAGCTGCACGGAGTAAGGTGTGAGTACGTTTTCATGCGATCGCCTACCCCAGACGATCCCAATCCCCGCCGCAAACCCGACAATTGGAACGAAAATTTTGCAGACGGGGACTTTGCTGACTTTATCCAACCAATTTTTGACACTCTCGACCTTTATCACAACTCTGGTGTTGACCCTCGTGCAATTGCGATCGCATTTAAACAACTAGCAGAAAACAACCCAGATGCGGAACTAGAAATCGTGGCAATGGAAAAACGGGGTAGTGATAAATTTTTACTTCGTGCTAAAACCGCTGTCACGGCTGATAAATCTGAACTAAGTGCAGAATATTTTGATACTTATAATCAGTTAAAAGCTTTACCAGAACGAGAAATAAAATTATTGCTAGCAGAAAAAGATAGCAGAATTCGTAGTTTAGAAACAATGGTAGTTACGGCGTTAGAGCGCCCTAATTTTTATGCAGAAACTTATAATAATCAAGGTGATACCATGCCCAAAAAAGAATCTAATTTCAACTTACAAGGCGCTCAATTTGGTGGTGGTCTTGTAGATGCTGAGACAGTTAACGCTCATCAAATAGGCGGTAATATTACTAATAATGCTCAAGAACAACCAACTGAAACTAAAAATATCGATACCAAAACAATTTTAATTCTGGCAGCCAATGCAAAAACTACCCCACGTTTACGACTAGATGAAGAAGTCCGAGAAATTGATGCTGGATTGCAACGAGCCAAAAAACGGGAACTGTTTGACCTAAAGCAGCGCTGGGCTGTGCGGGTTCAAGATGTTTACCAATCGTTACTTGACTTTAAGCCACAAATTGTCCACTTTAGCGGTCATGGTGCAGGGGATGACGGTTTGCAACTGGAAGATGAAACCGGAAAGATACGGTTAGTAAGTACAGAAGCGCTGGCTAAACTATTTGAGTTATTTGCTTCTAATATTGAGTGTGTTGTTCTCAACGCCTGTTATTCAGAAGTGCAAGCAAGTGCGATCGCCCACGGCGGGGCAAAAGCCCATCGCACTCCAGAGAGATAA
- a CDS encoding IS4 family transposase codes for MLPLFYQTHLKSQFSLAEYLLLKILINILQLRKKVSLETLATALPIPIRFESRRKKIQRFLSLPNLKIEEIWFPIVTTWLEANFTSEKIIYVVIDRTNWACVNLFMVSVVWDKRAFPVYFELLPKLGCSQIDEQKLILSKVLPLFNNYKICVLADREFCSVKLANWLREMDVYFCLRLKKNHFIEQQTGVWLELKNLGLSPGISLFLQGVKVTKTQGFTNFNVACKWKRKILGAAPEEGWFILTNFKTLELAIASYKRRFDIEEMFRDFKKGGYNLEETNVSGERLISLVLLIAIAYTSATIAGQQIKRIGVQKYIGRVKEYGRIERRHSSFYIGLYGYTWVNFMESCHELVDKLLRLNPNKRKYYQQGQRAMRLILSAS; via the coding sequence ATGTTACCTTTATTCTACCAAACACACTTAAAAAGTCAATTTAGTCTTGCGGAATACCTGTTGTTAAAAATTTTAATCAACATTCTGCAATTAAGGAAAAAAGTAAGTTTAGAAACATTGGCTACGGCTTTACCTATTCCAATTAGATTTGAAAGCAGAAGAAAAAAAATACAGAGATTTTTGTCATTACCAAACCTCAAAATTGAAGAAATTTGGTTCCCGATTGTTACGACATGGTTAGAAGCAAACTTTACTTCCGAAAAAATAATTTATGTGGTAATTGATCGTACAAATTGGGCTTGTGTCAATTTATTCATGGTTAGTGTTGTTTGGGATAAAAGGGCATTTCCGGTTTATTTTGAATTACTACCAAAGTTGGGATGTTCCCAGATAGATGAGCAAAAATTGATTCTATCTAAAGTATTACCACTTTTTAATAACTATAAAATTTGCGTATTGGCAGACAGAGAATTTTGCTCAGTCAAGTTGGCAAACTGGTTGAGAGAGATGGATGTATACTTTTGCTTACGTCTCAAAAAGAATCATTTTATTGAGCAACAAACAGGCGTTTGGTTAGAACTGAAAAATTTAGGATTATCACCTGGTATTTCTTTATTTTTACAAGGTGTTAAAGTCACTAAAACTCAGGGGTTTACCAACTTTAATGTGGCGTGCAAATGGAAGCGTAAAATCTTGGGAGCAGCCCCAGAAGAAGGATGGTTTATCTTAACAAATTTCAAGACTCTAGAACTAGCGATCGCATCATATAAAAGACGATTTGATATTGAAGAGATGTTTCGAGATTTCAAGAAAGGTGGTTATAATCTCGAGGAGACAAATGTATCTGGGGAACGTCTTATATCCTTAGTTTTATTGATAGCGATCGCTTACACTTCTGCCACAATTGCTGGGCAGCAAATTAAACGTATTGGAGTACAGAAATATATCGGACGCGTCAAAGAATATGGGCGTATTGAAAGACGACATAGCAGTTTTTATATTGGATTATATGGCTATACGTGGGTCAATTTTATGGAAAGCTGTCATGAACTAGTAGATAAATTATTAAGATTAAATCCTAATAAGCGAAAGTATTATCAACAAGGGCAGAGGGCTATGAGGCTTATTTTATCAGCTTCCTAA
- a CDS encoding type IV secretion system DNA-binding domain-containing protein gives MDSHRIMGEIEGKTPRTYLCVDEAKEVKSSPSIKRLLGHGRKYGLCAVLASQRDAEISDEAIAN, from the coding sequence ATGGATTCGCACCGAATAATGGGGGAAATTGAAGGGAAAACGCCAAGGACTTATTTATGCGTGGACGAGGCAAAGGAAGTTAAAAGTTCACCAAGTATAAAAAGACTCCTTGGTCATGGACGCAAGTACGGTCTGTGTGCGGTGCTGGCATCCCAACGAGATGCTGAGATATCGGATGAAGCGATCGCGAATTAA
- the cynS gene encoding cyanase — translation MSISEITQKLLAAKEKKGITFADLADRMQRNEVWIASVIYRQASASPEEALILVETLGLDADYASYLTKYPIKGSDSIVPTDPFIYRFYEIMQVYGLALKSVVQEKFGDGIMSAIDFTLNVDKEEDPKGDRVRIVMSGKFLPYKKW, via the coding sequence ATGTCTATTTCTGAAATTACTCAAAAACTTTTAGCAGCAAAAGAAAAGAAGGGGATAACTTTTGCCGATTTAGCTGACAGAATGCAACGCAACGAAGTATGGATTGCCTCTGTAATTTACCGTCAAGCGAGTGCTTCACCTGAAGAAGCACTCATATTGGTTGAGACATTAGGGCTTGATGCGGACTATGCGTCATATTTAACTAAATACCCGATAAAAGGCAGTGATTCTATTGTTCCAACTGACCCTTTTATTTATCGGTTCTATGAAATTATGCAGGTGTATGGACTTGCACTGAAAAGTGTAGTTCAAGAAAAGTTTGGTGATGGAATTATGAGCGCGATTGATTTTACTTTAAATGTGGATAAGGAAGAAGACCCGAAAGGCGATAGGGTAAGAATTGTTATGTCCGGTAAATTCCTTCCTTATAAAAAATGGTAA
- a CDS encoding isochorismatase family protein, with translation MKNKFTVNDSAICLIDHQQGTIKLAQNLPREQIVQNTRALARTAKETGMPLVLTSSMETEFQGLLLEDLQTIAPEEYAQRVKRPGIVDCWEYEEYKQAVEATGKKKLIMAGLTNDVCIVYPAISAVEDGYEVQVVVDAGGSPTTLADETALRRMENHGVTLTSTNQVMAELAVSWSHDFGKTIQTIMYQEVLSKLINE, from the coding sequence ATGAAAAATAAATTTACTGTTAATGATTCAGCAATTTGCTTGATTGACCATCAGCAAGGCACAATTAAACTGGCTCAAAATTTGCCGCGAGAACAAATTGTACAAAACACCCGCGCTCTTGCTCGTACTGCTAAAGAAACAGGTATGCCACTGGTTTTAACTAGCAGTATGGAAACCGAGTTTCAAGGCTTATTGCTCGAAGATTTACAAACCATTGCACCCGAAGAATACGCACAACGAGTCAAACGTCCCGGTATTGTGGATTGTTGGGAATATGAAGAATACAAACAAGCGGTTGAGGCAACGGGTAAAAAGAAACTGATTATGGCGGGGTTAACCAATGATGTTTGCATCGTATATCCAGCAATCAGTGCTGTAGAAGATGGGTACGAAGTCCAAGTTGTAGTTGACGCAGGTGGATCGCCGACAACGCTTGCCGATGAAACTGCTTTGCGGAGAATGGAAAATCACGGTGTCACACTCACTTCAACAAATCAAGTTATGGCAGAGTTAGCAGTATCGTGGTCGCATGATTTTGGGAAAACGATCCAAACGATTATGTACCAAGAAGTCCTTTCAAAATTGATAAACGAGTAG
- a CDS encoding IS1380 family transposase — MTPNKTDCIPEQLKFEPVKSCPVVVNFNGETVTSDAGLTLIAELDRKREITSRLAACFKDYREQNRIEHSVSSLIAQRVYGLVMGYEDINDHEELRHDPMFALVLGKIIGSVKEPAILAGKSTLNRLEHSPEDVSSRANSRYHRIEYEAEAIESLLVEIFLESYSKPPRQIILDLDVTDDLVHGNQEKAFFNPYYKGYCYAPLYIFCGKHLLAAKLRASNVDPAEGALSELQRVIKQIRSCWSNVTILVRGDSAYSREDIMSWCESQVAVDYVFGLAQNSRLLQMSQSTQYRASQEYSQKVQTVVGFFETLFTPSSELEKQATTFVDSSVWYCSLDYKTLLTWSRNRRVVSKVEYSNEGVNTRFVVTSVPTKKVPPGRLYTQKYCPRGNVENCFKEQKLELKSDRTSTHTFTGNQLRLWFTSIAYVLMNALRDKCLAKTKLKNATVGTIRTKLLKLGAVITVSCRRVLIAISNACPYKDIFVTAYNYLSRLKCPG; from the coding sequence ATGACCCCCAATAAAACAGATTGTATACCGGAACAGTTGAAATTTGAACCAGTAAAGTCATGTCCAGTCGTAGTTAATTTCAACGGTGAGACTGTAACATCAGATGCCGGACTAACTTTAATTGCGGAGCTAGACCGAAAAAGGGAGATAACATCACGGCTAGCAGCATGTTTTAAAGATTACCGAGAACAAAATCGAATTGAACATTCGGTCAGTAGTTTAATTGCACAGAGAGTATATGGTTTAGTAATGGGTTATGAAGACATCAATGACCATGAGGAACTACGCCACGATCCAATGTTTGCCCTGGTACTAGGGAAAATAATTGGTTCAGTTAAAGAACCAGCAATCCTGGCAGGAAAAAGTACTTTAAATCGTCTTGAACATTCCCCAGAAGATGTTTCTTCCAGAGCCAATAGCCGATATCATCGGATTGAATATGAGGCAGAAGCGATAGAAAGTTTGTTGGTTGAAATATTTTTGGAATCCTATTCAAAACCACCACGACAGATTATTTTGGACTTGGATGTTACTGATGATTTAGTACACGGTAATCAAGAAAAAGCTTTCTTTAATCCTTACTATAAAGGCTACTGCTATGCTCCACTTTATATTTTTTGCGGCAAGCATTTATTAGCAGCAAAATTACGTGCTTCTAATGTAGACCCAGCAGAGGGAGCATTATCAGAATTACAACGGGTTATTAAACAGATACGTTCGTGTTGGAGTAATGTCACAATTCTTGTGCGTGGAGACAGCGCGTATTCCAGAGAAGATATTATGAGTTGGTGTGAATCCCAAGTAGCAGTCGATTATGTGTTTGGGTTAGCACAAAACAGCAGGCTGCTTCAAATGTCCCAATCAACCCAATACCGAGCATCTCAAGAATATTCGCAAAAAGTTCAAACAGTGGTAGGTTTTTTTGAAACCTTATTTACCCCTTCATCTGAGTTAGAAAAACAAGCAACAACATTTGTTGATAGCTCAGTTTGGTATTGTTCACTCGATTATAAAACTTTATTAACTTGGAGCCGTAATCGCCGCGTTGTCTCAAAAGTTGAGTACAGTAACGAAGGAGTAAATACTCGCTTTGTTGTGACTTCAGTCCCTACTAAAAAAGTCCCCCCAGGGCGACTTTATACTCAAAAATATTGTCCACGAGGGAATGTGGAGAATTGTTTCAAGGAACAAAAATTAGAATTAAAAAGTGACAGAACTAGTACTCATACATTTACTGGCAACCAATTACGTCTGTGGTTTACTTCCATAGCTTATGTTTTGATGAATGCCCTTCGAGATAAATGTTTGGCAAAAACCAAACTAAAAAACGCTACCGTGGGAACTATTCGGACAAAGTTATTGAAGCTAGGAGCAGTTATTACTGTTAGTTGCAGACGAGTTTTAATTGCAATTAGTAATGCTTGCCCCTACAAAGATATTTTTGTAACAGCTTATAATTATTTATCTCGGCTAAAATGTCCTGGTTGA